The proteins below come from a single Alnus glutinosa chromosome 9, dhAlnGlut1.1, whole genome shotgun sequence genomic window:
- the LOC133878066 gene encoding josephin-like protein isoform X2 gives MATENTRIYHERQRLQFCLLHSLNNLFQKDAFTRASLNEIAEKLVLDDPNKETWTPFSVLFKPHHNAMTGNYDINVLIAALEGEGKSVVWHDRRNGASLINLDASEESLMGIVLNVSVRKFGGLWKSRHWITLKKIDEVWYNLDSDLLAPETFKDTEEVREFLDYIIDHGGEVLLVMNGKQ, from the exons ATGGCGACCGAGAATACCCGAATCTACCATGAGAGGCAAAGATTACAGTTCTGCCTTTTACACTCCCTCAACAATCTCTTTCAG AAGGACGCGTTTACTCGTGCTAGCTTGAATGAAATTGCTGAGAAACTTGTTCTTGATGATCCAAACAAGGAGACCTGGACACCGTTCTCTGTGCTCTTTAAGCCTCATCATAATGCAATGACAGGAAACTATGACATAAATGTTCTAATTGCGGCCTTAGAAGGGGAAGGAAAGAGTGTAGTTTGGCATGATCGGCGCAATGGAGCGTCTTTGATCAATCTCGATGCCTCCGAGGAATCTTTGATGGGTATTGTGCTTAATGTGTCGGTTAGAAAGTTTGGTGGGCTATGGAAAAGTAGGCATTGGATTACATTGAAAAAGATTGATGAGGTTTGGTATAATTTGGATAGTGATCTTCTTGCTCCTGAGACTTTTAAAGATACTGAAGAAGTAAGGGAATTCTTGGATTACATCATTGATCATGGTGGGGAGGTTTTGCTTGTCATGAATGGTAAGCAGTGA
- the LOC133878066 gene encoding josephin-like protein isoform X1 produces the protein MATENTRIYHERQRLQFCLLHSLNNLFQQKDAFTRASLNEIAEKLVLDDPNKETWTPFSVLFKPHHNAMTGNYDINVLIAALEGEGKSVVWHDRRNGASLINLDASEESLMGIVLNVSVRKFGGLWKSRHWITLKKIDEVWYNLDSDLLAPETFKDTEEVREFLDYIIDHGGEVLLVMNGKQ, from the exons ATGGCGACCGAGAATACCCGAATCTACCATGAGAGGCAAAGATTACAGTTCTGCCTTTTACACTCCCTCAACAATCTCTTTCAG CAGAAGGACGCGTTTACTCGTGCTAGCTTGAATGAAATTGCTGAGAAACTTGTTCTTGATGATCCAAACAAGGAGACCTGGACACCGTTCTCTGTGCTCTTTAAGCCTCATCATAATGCAATGACAGGAAACTATGACATAAATGTTCTAATTGCGGCCTTAGAAGGGGAAGGAAAGAGTGTAGTTTGGCATGATCGGCGCAATGGAGCGTCTTTGATCAATCTCGATGCCTCCGAGGAATCTTTGATGGGTATTGTGCTTAATGTGTCGGTTAGAAAGTTTGGTGGGCTATGGAAAAGTAGGCATTGGATTACATTGAAAAAGATTGATGAGGTTTGGTATAATTTGGATAGTGATCTTCTTGCTCCTGAGACTTTTAAAGATACTGAAGAAGTAAGGGAATTCTTGGATTACATCATTGATCATGGTGGGGAGGTTTTGCTTGTCATGAATGGTAAGCAGTGA